From Paenibacillus sp. V4I7, one genomic window encodes:
- the ald gene encoding alanine dehydrogenase, producing the protein MVVGVPKEIKNNENRVALTPGGAGMLLTSGHQVLVESGAGVGSGFGDEDYVREGAVIVAEAAEVWSLSDMIMKVKEPLPAEYGYFREGQMLFTYLHLAAAGDLAEHLLSKKVTGIAYETIQLPNGSLPLLTPMSEVAGRMSVQIGAHFLEKFYGGRGILLGGVPGVPPADVIILGGGIVGTNAAKMALGLGANVVIIERSADRMRALDDIFGGRLRTLMSNPHNIASAVQKSDLLIGAVLIPGARAPRLVTEAMVQSMKPGAVIVDVAVDQGGSIETIDRVTTHSNPTYEKHGVVHYAVANMPGAVPRTSTLGLTNVTIPYAMELANKGFTEAVASNYALQLGVNTYKGSVTHPAVAEALGVPYVKLSDLS; encoded by the coding sequence ATTGTAGTCGGAGTTCCTAAAGAAATCAAAAACAATGAAAACAGAGTAGCTTTAACCCCTGGAGGAGCGGGTATGCTCTTGACGTCAGGACATCAAGTGCTTGTTGAATCTGGAGCTGGTGTTGGCAGCGGCTTCGGGGATGAGGACTATGTTCGTGAGGGCGCCGTTATTGTCGCGGAAGCTGCAGAGGTATGGTCTCTCAGCGATATGATTATGAAAGTTAAGGAACCATTACCAGCAGAGTATGGTTATTTCCGGGAAGGGCAGATGCTGTTCACTTATTTGCATTTGGCTGCAGCAGGAGATTTGGCTGAACATTTGCTTAGCAAGAAAGTGACGGGGATTGCCTACGAAACGATTCAACTTCCGAATGGCTCACTGCCGCTTTTGACACCGATGAGTGAAGTCGCGGGCCGGATGTCGGTGCAAATCGGCGCCCACTTTCTGGAAAAGTTCTATGGGGGACGCGGAATTTTATTGGGTGGTGTACCTGGTGTGCCGCCAGCTGATGTTATTATTTTAGGCGGAGGAATTGTTGGAACGAATGCGGCCAAAATGGCGCTAGGTCTTGGAGCTAATGTTGTCATTATTGAACGGAGTGCCGATCGGATGAGAGCTCTGGACGATATATTCGGGGGAAGACTGCGAACATTGATGTCTAATCCTCATAATATTGCGAGTGCTGTACAGAAGTCGGATTTATTAATTGGCGCTGTTCTTATTCCGGGAGCCAGAGCTCCAAGATTAGTAACAGAAGCTATGGTTCAAAGCATGAAGCCAGGCGCTGTAATTGTGGATGTTGCCGTGGACCAAGGCGGATCGATTGAAACGATTGACCGTGTGACAACACATAGCAATCCCACCTACGAGAAACATGGTGTTGTTCATTATGCTGTTGCCAATATGCCTGGTGCTGTTCCGAGAACTTCAACACTTGGGTTAACCAATGTAACGATACCTTATGCAATGGAGCTAGCCAATAAAGGTTTTACAGAGGCCGTAGCCTCTAAT